ACGGCCTTGCCCTTGGTTCGCTCACTCGGGATCTCGACCGTCCGGACCCAGTCGGGCCGGTGCGACGGGCACTGCTTCTCGTAGAAGAAGCCTGCGTCCACTCCGTTGGGGTAGCGCTTCAAGGTGAGGGGTCGGCGGTGGAGATGCGGCAGCAGGGCCGACGAGACGCGCACGTAGTAATCGATCACCTGGCCCTTGGTGAACCCCGACTCGGGGTAGAGGACCTTGTCGAGGTTCGACAGCTTGAGCTGGCGCCCTTCGAGCTCGACCTCCACGTTGGCTGACTTGGATGCCATCGAGGGCATGATGGCAACATCCGAGGCGCCGCGTCGCCCCGGGGAGGCGGGCCCCGGGGGCCTGGCTGGCCCGGGAGGGTGGCCATCGGCAGCGCCCTTGAGGTGGAGATGAGCGACAAGCTCGACAACTACAAGGCCAAGCGGGACTTCTCGGCCACGCCCGAGCCCGATGCCGAGGTCGGCCCGGCTCCCGAGGGCCCGGCTCGCGAGGGCCGTCCTGAGGACACAGCTCCCGGCGCCGGGGAGGCACCGCGCTTCGTGATCCAGGAGCACCATGCCCGACGGCTCCACTGGGACCTGCGGCTCGAGCGCGACGGTGTCCTCGCCTCGTGGGCGCTCCCAAAGGGCGTGCCCCCCGACCCGAAGGTCAACCACCTCGCCGTTCCGACCGAGGACCATCCGCTCTTGTATCTCGACTTCGCGGGGGACATCCCCACCGGAAGCTACGGCGCCGGCACCATGATGATCTGGGACCGCGGCACCTACGACTGTGAGAAGTGGGACAGCCGCGAGGTGATCGTCACGCTGCACGGGCAGCGCGTCGACGGGCGCTATGCGCTGTTCCGGACGGGAGAGGGCCGGTGGATGATCCACCGGATGGATCCTCCTCAGGATCCCGAGCGCGAGCCCATGCCCGAGCAGCTGGCCCCGATGCTGGCCACCTCGTCGGAGGTCCTGCCGGGTGACGACGGGCGTTGGGGCTACGAGATCAAGTGGGACGGCGTGCGCATGATCGCCTTCGTGGCCGGCGGCACGGTGAAGTTGCAGGGTCGGCGGCTGCTGGACGCGACGGCGCGGTACCCCGAGCTCCGTGGCCTCGGCGACGTCGTCTCGTCGCACGAGGTCGTCCTCGACGGCGAGGTCGTGGCGCTCGACCACGAGGGCCGGCCCGACTTCGGGATGCTCCAGCAGCGGATGAACGTCAGCGAGGGCGCGGCCCTGCGGCGCGTGGCCAGCCAGGTCCCTGTCGTGTACATGCTGTTCGACGTGCTGTACCTCGACGGCCACATGACCATCGGCCTGCCCTACACCGAACGGCGTCGCCTGCTCGAGAGCCTCTCGCTCTCCGGTCCGTCGTGGCAGACCCCGAGCTACCACGTCGGGGACGGGGCGGCGCTGCTCGACGCCACCCGGGCCCGCGGCCTCGAAGGGCTCGTGGCCAAGCGCCTCGACAGCGTCTACCGCCCGGGTCGGCGCAGCACGTCCTGGGTCAAGGTCAAGAACGTCAACCGCCAGGAGCTGGTCGTCGGCGGCTGGCTGCCCGGTCAGGGCCATCGGTCCGGCCGGCTGGGCGCCCTCCTCGTCGGGTACTACCGGGACGGCGAGCTGCGCTACGCCGGCCGGGTGGGGAGCGGCTTCACCGACCAGGAGCTGGACCGGCTCGGTGACCTGCTGGGCCCGCTGGCCCGGGCCACGAGCCCGTTCACCCCGCCGCCCCCGTTGCCGCCCGAGGTGGCCAGGCAGGGTCGGTGGGTCGAGCCCACCCTGGTGGCCGAGGTGGCCTTCAGCGAGTGGACCCACCTCGGCACGCTGCGGGCCCCTCGGTACAAGGGCATGCGCACCGATGTCGACCCTCGCTCGGTCGTGCGGGAGAGCGCGGCGAAGGCCGAGCCCAGCGAGGACGAGGGGTGAGCCGCGAGGCCAAGCTCGGCGAGCACCGTTGGCCGGCCATCGCCACGGTCGCCGGCGCGGTCGGTTTGTACTTCGCCCTCCCCGGCAAGTTCGTGCTCGGCCCGAAGTGGGTCCTGCCCGCCCTAGAGGCAGCCCTGCTGATACCGCTCACGATCGCCAATCCCGTGCGCCTGACGAGAGAGACACGGGTGACCCGCGCCATCTCGGTGGCGCTGATCGCCCTCATCTCGCTGTTCAACGCCTTCTCCACCGGGCTGTTGGTGCACGGCCTGCTCCACGGCATCAAGCTCGGCGGCCGGTCGCTGATCCTGTCGGCGATCGAGATCTGGATCACCAACGTCCTCGTCTTCACCCTGTGGTACTGGGAGCTCGACAGGGGGGGACCGATCGCTCGGGCCTTCGGCGAGCGCCGGCGCCCGGACTTCCTCTTTCCCCAGATGTCGACGCCCGAGCTCGCCCAGGAGGACTGGATGCCGGGCTTCGTCGACTACTTCTACACGTCGTTCACCAACTGCACGGCGTTCAGCCCGACCGACACGATGCCTTTGAGTCCGTGGAGCAAGGTGCTGATGCTCCTGCAGGCCTCCGTGGCGCTGGTGACCGTCGCCGTGGTCGCGGCACGGGCGGTCAACATCCTGACCTGATCACGCGCCAGCGATCAGGCGCTCCTGGAGCCGGCGCATGCCCCGCAGCCAGCGGTCGTAGTCGGTGGCCTTGTGGCGGAAGTACTCGCCCACCTCGGGGTGGGGCAGGATGAGAAAGGTCTCCTCCCGCAGCCCCTCGACCACCGCATCGGCAACGTCGTCGGGCTCGAGCATCTCACCAGACGCCAGCACCACCTGGCCGGCGGGGAACGCCTGGTCGCCACCCTCGGGAGCTGAGGGATCGAGGCCGCCGAGGAGCATCGCCGTCCGCACGCCCTGGGGGCAGAGGCAGGAGACCTTGATCCCTGCGGGGCCGTGGGTGATGGCCAGCCACTCGGCCAGGCCGACGGCCGCGTGCTTGGTCACCGAGTACGGGGCGGCGCCGAGGTTGGTGAGCAGCCCCGCCGCCGAGGCCGTGTTCAG
Above is a genomic segment from Acidimicrobiales bacterium containing:
- the ligD gene encoding non-homologous end-joining DNA ligase — translated: MSDKLDNYKAKRDFSATPEPDAEVGPAPEGPAREGRPEDTAPGAGEAPRFVIQEHHARRLHWDLRLERDGVLASWALPKGVPPDPKVNHLAVPTEDHPLLYLDFAGDIPTGSYGAGTMMIWDRGTYDCEKWDSREVIVTLHGQRVDGRYALFRTGEGRWMIHRMDPPQDPEREPMPEQLAPMLATSSEVLPGDDGRWGYEIKWDGVRMIAFVAGGTVKLQGRRLLDATARYPELRGLGDVVSSHEVVLDGEVVALDHEGRPDFGMLQQRMNVSEGAALRRVASQVPVVYMLFDVLYLDGHMTIGLPYTERRRLLESLSLSGPSWQTPSYHVGDGAALLDATRARGLEGLVAKRLDSVYRPGRRSTSWVKVKNVNRQELVVGGWLPGQGHRSGRLGALLVGYYRDGELRYAGRVGSGFTDQELDRLGDLLGPLARATSPFTPPPPLPPEVARQGRWVEPTLVAEVAFSEWTHLGTLRAPRYKGMRTDVDPRSVVRESAAKAEPSEDEG
- a CDS encoding SDR family oxidoreductase, coding for MELDDRVVVVTGGASGIGRALCRRFAAAGARAVVVADLAADGGRAVAAEINDDSDGRGSTTRALAVPTDVTREADIDAVVERTEETFGPIDLFCSNAGIAIGGGAEVPDESWERIWHVNVMAHVYAARAVLPGMIARGEGYLLNTASAAGLLTNLGAAPYSVTKHAAVGLAEWLAITHGPAGIKVSCLCPQGVRTAMLLGGLDPSAPEGGDQAFPAGQVVLASGEMLEPDDVADAVVEGLREETFLILPHPEVGEYFRHKATDYDRWLRGMRRLQERLIAGA